In the genome of Deltaproteobacteria bacterium, one region contains:
- the holA gene encoding DNA polymerase III subunit delta, with amino-acid sequence MAIRRDFEQDIRKPERMPIYVLTSPDTLLLTEAIAKLRALSLTAAPDFNRNDFRAGECKPIDVISAAESMPMMAPLRWVHLSDIHKLKAKDHPPFMEYLKNPSPTTVMCLSGEKLDLRTKLGKALSKANCVFQFAVPQQRDIGGWLNARAKDHGIKIERDACALIADFIGTELGILDNALHQVAAYAGEDAVVSCDDVETCLISSRVRIVWDLTDAIGDRNLSLASTLVRNLIDGGEDAFPILGAICYRLRLMFRTREMLERGASPRDVKQNIKLGRDADRLIDGAKRYTVNELSHALHCAAQADIRLKSTPLSQGVILDRLLVDIHSHGALQG; translated from the coding sequence ATGGCAATAAGACGAGACTTTGAACAAGACATTCGAAAACCTGAACGTATGCCGATTTACGTTCTTACGAGCCCAGACACGCTGCTCCTCACTGAAGCCATCGCTAAACTAAGAGCGCTTTCTCTGACTGCTGCTCCCGATTTCAATCGGAATGATTTTCGCGCAGGCGAGTGTAAACCTATTGATGTGATATCCGCCGCGGAGAGCATGCCCATGATGGCGCCACTTCGCTGGGTCCATCTAAGTGATATCCACAAACTCAAAGCTAAAGACCATCCACCCTTTATGGAGTACCTCAAGAACCCATCACCCACCACTGTGATGTGTCTCTCTGGTGAGAAGCTAGACCTAAGAACCAAACTTGGTAAGGCACTTTCAAAGGCTAATTGCGTTTTTCAATTCGCCGTTCCGCAACAAAGAGACATTGGCGGCTGGTTGAATGCTCGCGCCAAAGACCACGGCATTAAAATTGAACGCGATGCCTGTGCTCTGATTGCCGACTTTATTGGCACCGAGCTTGGCATCCTCGACAATGCTCTTCATCAAGTTGCCGCCTATGCCGGTGAAGATGCAGTGGTAAGCTGCGACGATGTTGAGACCTGCTTAATCTCCTCGCGTGTACGCATTGTGTGGGACCTCACCGATGCCATCGGCGACCGCAACCTTTCACTTGCCTCCACCTTGGTTCGTAATCTAATCGACGGCGGGGAAGACGCATTTCCTATTCTCGGCGCCATTTGTTACCGATTGAGGCTCATGTTTAGAACGAGGGAAATGCTCGAGCGCGGTGCCTCACCCCGAGACGTTAAGCAAAATATCAAATTGGGACGGGATGCAGATCGTTTAATTGATGGGGCTAAACGCTATACCGTCAACGAACTCAGTCACGCGTTGCACTGCGCGGCCCAGGCCGACATCCGACTCAAATCAAC
- a CDS encoding PilZ domain-containing protein produces MSEENLEILYQIRSELPVLRDLETRRNLGSLTPEEEARWIQLYASVLRLFGARHGKLLEQRKAMRVPLRTKVNFTVSGEQFYCMSHDISTQGIAVEFNHRIPETAEVAMFIQIRPYRFFGLLRGPPLETKSVIRWRSAEANRIGFEFVDLQPGHRTLIEDTVFKEIEQRVQRVIKEGKLLAAAQG; encoded by the coding sequence ATGAGTGAAGAAAACCTTGAAATTCTCTACCAAATCCGCAGCGAGCTGCCGGTTCTAAGAGACCTCGAGACCCGCCGTAATCTCGGCAGCCTTACTCCTGAGGAAGAAGCTCGCTGGATCCAACTCTACGCCAGCGTCCTGCGCCTTTTTGGAGCCCGTCACGGAAAACTCCTTGAGCAGCGTAAAGCCATGCGAGTGCCATTGCGCACCAAGGTCAATTTTACCGTCAGTGGCGAACAGTTTTACTGTATGTCCCACGATATCAGCACCCAAGGTATTGCCGTGGAGTTTAACCACCGGATACCCGAAACCGCTGAGGTGGCAATGTTCATTCAAATCAGACCCTACCGATTCTTTGGACTCTTAAGAGGACCACCTCTGGAGACCAAAAGCGTGATTCGGTGGCGTAGCGCGGAAGCCAATCGCATCGGCTTTGAGTTTGTTGACCTACAACCAGGCCACCGAACGCTGATTGAAGATACTGTCTTTAAAGAAATCGAGCAGCGCGTCCAACGCGTGATTAAAGAAGGCAAACTTCTCGCTGCGGCTCAGGGATGA
- a CDS encoding argininosuccinate synthase produces the protein MSQETVVLAYSGGLDTSCILKWLKLKDFRVVAYIADVGQEEDFEQVRRNAEMTGADEVVIVDCKEEFVTDYIFPSIAGNAVYENRYLLGTSLARPIIAKRQIEIARKYNASYVSHGATGKGNDQVRFELAYAALAPDIKVYAPWKDQEFLEKFQGRVDLINFAKEQGIDIPVTLKKPYSTDENLMHKSYESGQLEDPMAPADPSIFTVCKNPQDAPDETENIEIEFKDGVPIRVKSQLTGQEETEAMALFGMLNDLGRKHGIGRIDIVENRFVGIKSRGIYETPGGTILHNAHRDIEGIAMDAEVLRLRDMLSPKFAQIIYNGFWFSPEMDFLMAAIKKSLELIDGTVVLSLYKGNCMAIARSSSSSLYNQDLSSMDIAGGFDQTDSAGFIRINSLRLQAHRLIVKKSESN, from the coding sequence ATGAGCCAAGAAACAGTCGTTCTTGCCTATTCAGGCGGTTTGGACACCAGTTGCATCCTCAAGTGGTTAAAGCTCAAAGACTTTCGCGTAGTGGCATATATTGCCGACGTAGGTCAGGAAGAAGACTTCGAACAGGTTCGCCGCAACGCCGAAATGACCGGCGCTGATGAAGTTGTGATTGTCGATTGTAAGGAAGAATTCGTTACAGACTACATCTTCCCAAGCATTGCGGGTAACGCCGTTTATGAAAACCGCTACCTCCTCGGGACTTCACTCGCTCGGCCCATTATCGCCAAGCGACAAATCGAGATTGCCCGCAAATACAACGCCAGCTACGTAAGCCACGGCGCGACTGGTAAAGGCAACGATCAAGTACGCTTTGAACTCGCCTACGCCGCGCTTGCTCCCGACATCAAAGTCTACGCTCCCTGGAAAGACCAAGAGTTCCTCGAGAAATTTCAAGGACGAGTAGATCTTATCAACTTCGCCAAAGAGCAAGGCATCGATATTCCGGTCACATTAAAGAAGCCTTACAGTACCGATGAAAACCTCATGCACAAAAGCTATGAGTCCGGACAACTCGAAGATCCTATGGCTCCTGCAGACCCTAGCATCTTTACTGTTTGCAAAAATCCACAAGATGCACCCGACGAAACCGAGAACATTGAGATTGAATTCAAGGACGGGGTTCCTATTCGCGTTAAAAGCCAACTCACCGGCCAAGAAGAAACCGAAGCCATGGCGCTTTTCGGAATGCTTAATGACCTAGGTCGTAAACACGGAATCGGTCGTATCGATATCGTTGAAAACCGATTTGTCGGTATTAAGAGTCGCGGTATTTACGAAACACCCGGAGGAACGATTCTCCACAATGCTCACCGAGATATTGAAGGCATCGCCATGGACGCAGAAGTTCTTAGACTTCGCGACATGCTTTCCCCAAAATTCGCTCAAATTATCTACAACGGTTTCTGGTTTAGTCCTGAAATGGACTTCTTAATGGCTGCCATCAAGAAGAGCCTTGAACTCATCGACGGTACCGTTGTCCTAAGCCTTTACAAAGGCAACTGCATGGCCATCGCGCGAAGCAGCTCAAGCTCACTTTACAACCAGGACCTCTCCAGCATGGACATTGCTGGTGGATTTGACCAAACAGACAGTGCCGGCTTTATCCGCATCAACTCGCTGCGACTCCAAGCTCACCGTCTCATTGTGAAAAAATCTGAGTCAAATTAG
- the nth gene encoding endonuclease III, translated as MRKAEKVEKISSILDEHFAEPPIPLDHKDAYTLLVAVLLSAQCTDERVNLVTPALFELADNAKDMAKVSVEAILETIRSCGLAPTKAKNILKLSQILAEEYDGVVPDTLEGMEALPGVGHKTASVVMTQAFGMPAFPVDTHIFRLARRWGLSRGKNVDVVEKDLKKVFLAEHWGKVHLQFIYFGRKFCPARGHVPEDCPICSWGAVKAILAEEAAKNSKSKAKRRAR; from the coding sequence ATGCGAAAAGCAGAAAAAGTTGAAAAAATTAGTAGTATTTTGGACGAGCACTTTGCCGAGCCGCCGATTCCGTTGGACCACAAGGATGCCTACACTCTTTTGGTGGCGGTATTACTCTCGGCCCAGTGCACGGACGAGCGAGTAAACTTAGTAACACCGGCTCTCTTTGAACTCGCCGACAATGCCAAAGATATGGCTAAGGTTTCAGTTGAGGCGATTCTTGAAACCATTCGTTCGTGTGGCCTGGCACCGACCAAGGCCAAAAATATCTTAAAGCTCTCACAAATTTTGGCAGAAGAATACGACGGGGTGGTTCCGGATACCCTTGAGGGAATGGAAGCTTTACCAGGAGTTGGCCACAAGACAGCCTCTGTGGTGATGACCCAGGCCTTTGGAATGCCAGCCTTTCCGGTGGATACCCATATTTTCAGGCTTGCTCGGCGGTGGGGTCTTAGCCGGGGGAAAAACGTAGACGTTGTTGAAAAGGACCTGAAAAAGGTTTTTTTGGCTGAGCATTGGGGCAAAGTCCATCTTCAGTTCATTTATTTCGGGCGAAAATTCTGCCCAGCCCGTGGGCATGTCCCGGAGGATTGCCCGATATGTTCGTGGGGAGCGGTTAAAGCCATACTGGCTGAAGAGGCTGCGAAGAACTCCAAAAGTAAAGCAAAACGAAGAGCGCGCTGA
- a CDS encoding RluA family pseudouridine synthase, protein MDEKQALQDALQRLAQSQPGSTPYTNNRPVRIPGKLDGKTAGVCLSTICPHVPTKRWEDAIAEGRLQRSTKPINLTTIMLAGERIEFFMPDTVEPPIASAIEVLYLDKHLIAINKPAPLPVHPCGRFNKHSLQWLLQQVWPNEKLRPAHRIDAGTTGLLLMSRSREAARFVQPQFERRTVEKAYLARVEGCPVQSHFISRAPIKRHENGSARMVTGDGDSAETSFELLEHYPDGTSLICARPKSGRTNQIRVHLKDAGLPILGDETYGSEVEDAAIQPANHDRLHLHSWQLCFEHPQDGLRRQWQSPRPTWAQ, encoded by the coding sequence ATGGACGAAAAGCAAGCACTCCAAGACGCGCTCCAAAGGCTTGCGCAATCCCAACCTGGCTCAACGCCCTATACAAATAACCGCCCCGTTCGAATTCCCGGTAAGCTCGACGGCAAAACCGCGGGGGTTTGCTTGAGCACGATTTGTCCCCATGTGCCCACCAAACGATGGGAAGATGCGATAGCTGAGGGTCGGCTTCAACGCAGTACCAAGCCCATCAATCTGACGACGATTATGCTGGCTGGTGAGCGTATCGAGTTCTTCATGCCCGATACGGTAGAACCGCCCATCGCATCCGCCATCGAAGTGCTCTACCTGGACAAACATCTCATCGCCATCAATAAGCCGGCCCCGTTGCCGGTTCACCCATGCGGACGTTTCAACAAACACAGCCTTCAGTGGCTTCTTCAGCAAGTTTGGCCGAACGAGAAACTAAGGCCCGCGCACCGCATCGACGCCGGAACCACCGGACTGCTCCTCATGAGCCGAAGCCGTGAGGCAGCCAGATTTGTGCAGCCTCAATTTGAGAGAAGGACCGTTGAAAAGGCCTACTTAGCAAGGGTTGAAGGCTGCCCGGTACAAAGCCACTTTATATCCAGAGCGCCAATCAAACGTCATGAAAACGGTTCTGCTCGGATGGTGACCGGTGATGGTGACAGCGCTGAAACAAGCTTTGAACTGCTTGAGCATTATCCAGACGGGACGTCGTTGATCTGTGCGAGACCTAAAAGTGGTAGAACCAATCAGATCAGAGTGCATTTAAAAGACGCCGGACTGCCTATTCTTGGAGATGAGACCTACGGCTCTGAAGTCGAAGATGCCGCGATTCAGCCCGCAAACCATGACCGCCTTCACCTGCACAGCTGGCAACTCTGCTTCGAGCATCCGCAGGACGGCTTAAGACGTCAATGGCAATCGCCTCGTCCAACCTGGGCGCAGTAA
- a CDS encoding rod shape-determining protein, translating to MANFFGNDLAIDLGTSNTLIYANGKGIVCDEPSVVVVQNDGRGGRNVIAVGREAKEMLGRTPTAVTAIRPIKDGVIADFEVTEEMLRHFIKKAQQTRKMIKPRVVICVPNGITEVEKRAVCESAESAGAREVHLIEEPMAAAIGAELPVVEASGNMIVDIGGGTTEVAVISLAGIVYSRSVRIGGDKMDEAIVQHIKKRYNLLIGTNSAEEIKMAIGTAHPDHEIQSTTVKGRDMMAGVPRTVEIDSVEVYEALSEPLSAIVDTIKVALERTPPELAADIVDKGIVLAGGGALLPNFDHRLREETGLPVIIASDPSHCVVMGTGKVLENVEFLSQVKVH from the coding sequence ATGGCAAATTTTTTCGGTAACGACCTGGCCATCGATCTGGGTACTTCGAACACTCTTATTTATGCCAATGGCAAAGGGATTGTTTGTGATGAGCCTTCGGTGGTTGTGGTTCAAAATGACGGTCGAGGCGGTCGCAATGTGATTGCGGTTGGGCGCGAAGCAAAAGAAATGTTGGGCCGTACCCCAACTGCGGTGACAGCGATCCGGCCCATCAAAGATGGGGTTATTGCTGACTTTGAGGTGACCGAGGAAATGCTGCGGCATTTTATCAAGAAAGCTCAACAGACTCGCAAAATGATTAAGCCACGGGTTGTGATTTGTGTGCCCAATGGAATCACCGAGGTTGAAAAGCGTGCGGTTTGTGAAAGCGCTGAAAGCGCGGGTGCTCGTGAAGTACATTTGATCGAAGAACCGATGGCTGCGGCCATTGGTGCAGAGCTGCCCGTTGTTGAAGCCTCGGGGAACATGATTGTCGATATCGGTGGCGGAACCACTGAGGTGGCTGTGATTTCATTGGCGGGAATTGTTTATTCTCGGAGCGTTCGTATTGGCGGCGACAAAATGGATGAAGCCATCGTTCAGCATATTAAGAAACGCTACAATCTCTTGATTGGTACCAACAGCGCGGAAGAAATTAAGATGGCGATTGGTACCGCACATCCAGATCACGAAATTCAGTCCACAACGGTTAAAGGCCGTGACATGATGGCTGGTGTACCTCGTACTGTGGAAATCGATTCCGTTGAGGTTTACGAAGCCTTAAGTGAGCCGCTGAGCGCTATTGTCGATACCATTAAGGTTGCCCTTGAACGCACGCCTCCAGAGCTTGCCGCAGACATTGTTGATAAAGGCATTGTACTGGCAGGCGGCGGCGCTTTGTTACCAAACTTTGATCACCGGCTACGCGAGGAAACAGGTCTTCCTGTGATTATTGCGAGCGATCCTTCTCATTGTGTGGTGATGGGCACGGGTAAAGTTCTAGAAAACGTTGAATTTCTTTCTCAGGTAAAAGTCCATTAA